Proteins encoded by one window of Mustela erminea isolate mMusErm1 chromosome 5, mMusErm1.Pri, whole genome shotgun sequence:
- the REM2 gene encoding GTP-binding protein REM 2 isoform X1, protein MHTDLDTDMDTDTETTALCPSGSHQASPPGTPTPETDASLLKKPEKLLAGLDRGGPPPAPGAPRRRGSMPVPYKHQLRRAQAIDELDWPPQASSSGSSDSLGSGEAGPTQKDGIFKVMLVGESGVGKSTLAGTFGGLQGDSAHEPENPEDTYERRITVDKEEVTLVVYDIWEQGDAGGWLRDHCLQTGDAFLIVFSVTDRRSFSKVPETLLRLRAGRPHHDLPVILVGNKSDLARSREVSLEEGRHLAGTLSCKHIETSAALHHNTRELFEGAVRQIRLRQGRSRAGAPRPEWGCPDGPPPPARRESLTKKAKRFLANLVPRNAKFFKQRSRSCHDLSVL, encoded by the exons aTGCACACGGACCTCGACACCGACATGGACACGGACACAGAAACCACAGCACTATGCCCCTCCGGCAGCCACCAGGCCTCCCCTCCAGGGACGCCCACACCAG AAACAGATGCCTCACTGCTGAAGAAGCCAGAGAAGCTGCTGGCAGGGTTGGACCGGGGTgggccaccccctgccccaggggcccccagacGAAGAGGCAGTATGCCTGTCCCCTACAAGCACCAGCTGCGGCGCGCCCAGGCCATAGATGAACTTGACTGGCCACCTCAAGCCTCATCCTCTGGTTCCTCTGACTCCTTGGGCTCAGGGGAGGCAGGCCCCACCCAAAAGGATGGCATCTTCAAGGTCATGCTGGTAGGGGAGAGCGGCGTGGGCAAGAGCACCCTAGCAGGCACTTTCGGTGGTCTCCAGGGAGACAGTGCTCATGAGCCGGAGAACCCAG AGGACACTTATGAAAGACGCATCACGGTGGATAAGGAGGAAGTGACTCTAGTTGTTTATGACATCTGGGAACAG GGGGACGCAGGGGGGTGGCTGCGGGACCACTGCCTTCAGACCGGGGATGCCTTTCTCATCGTCTTCTCAGTCACCGACCGGCGAAGTTTCTCCAAAGTTCCAGAGACCCTACTTCGGCTGCGAGCTGGGAGGCCCCACCACGACCTTCCTGTCATCCTCGTGGGAAACAAGAGCGACCTGGCCCGCTCCCGGGAGGTCTCACTGGAGG AAGGCCGCCACCTGGCAGGGACCCTGAGCTGCAAACACATCGAGACGTCGGCCGCGCTGCACCACAACACGCGGGAGCTCTTCGAGGGCGCGGTGCGCCAGATCCGGCTGCGCCAGGGACGGAGCCGCGCCGGGGCCCCGAGGCCCGAGTGGGGCTGCCCAGACGGCCCCCCGCCGCCCGCGCGCCGCGAGAGCCTCACCAAGAAGGCCAAGCGCTTCCTGGCCAACCTGGTGCCGCGCAACGCCAAGTTCTTCAAGCAGCGCTCCAGGTCGTGTCACGACCTCTCCGTGCTCTGA
- the LRP10 gene encoding low-density lipoprotein receptor-related protein 10 isoform X2 — protein MCLPEEFQCLNHRCVPLAHRCDSIDACGDGSDEAGCSSDPFPDLTPAPVPTPPCNHTLEDFYGVFSSPGYTHLASVSHPQSCLWLLDPHDGRRLAVRFTALDLGYGDAVHVYDGPGPPKTSRLLRSLTHFSNGKAVTVETLSGQAIVAYHTVAWSNGRGFNATYHVRGYCLPWDRPCGLGASLGASEGLGERCYSEAQRCDGSWDCADGTDEENCPSCPPGHFPCGAPGTPGATACYLPADRCNYQTFCADGADERRCRHCQPGNFRCRDEKCVYETWVCDGQPDCADGSDEWDCSYALPRKVITAAVIGSLVCGLLLVIALGCTCKLYAIRTQEYSIFAPLSRMEAEIVQQQAPPSYGQLIAQGAIPPVEDFPTENPNDNSVLGNLRSLLQILRQDMTPGGASGARRRQRGRSVRRLVRRLRRWGLLPRANPPARSPETRSQVTPSSAPLESPDGNTGPAREGGAVGGQDGEQAPPLPVKAPLPPTSASPAPTTVSEAPGPLPSIPLEPSLLSGVVQALRGRLLPSFRPPGPPRTPPEPHTTVLSPEDEDDVLLLPLAEPGVWVVEAEDEPLLA, from the exons ATGTGTCTGCCCGAAGAGTTCCAGTGCCTGAACCACCGCTGCGTGCCCTTGGCCCACCGCTGCGACAGCATCGATGCCTGTGGCGATGGCTCTGATGAGGCAGGCTGCAGCTCAGACCCCTTCCCTGACCTGACCCCggcccctgtccccaccccaccctgcaaTCACACCTTGGAAGACTTTTATGGCGTCTTCTCTTCCCCGGGCTACACACACCTGGCCTCCGTCTCCCACCCCCAGTCCTGCCTCTGGCTGCTGGACCCCCATGACGGTCGGCGGCTGGCAGTGCGCTTCACGGCTCTGGACCTGGGCTATGGAGATGCGGTACATGTATATGATGGCCCTGGGCCTCCCAAGACCTCTAGGCTGCTGCGCAGCCTCACCCACTTCAGCAACGGCAAGGCTGTCACTGTGGAGACGCTGTCCGGCCAGGCCATCGTGGCCTACCATACAGTTGCCTGGAGCAATGGCCGCGGCTTCAACGCCACCTACCATGTGCGGGGCTACTGCCTGCCCTGGGATCGACCCTGCGGCTTGGGAGCCAGCCTGGGGGCCAGCGAGGGCCTGGGGGAGCGCTGCTACAGTGAGGCGCAGCGCTGTGACGGCTCCTGGGACTGTGCCGATGGCACAGACGAGGAAAACTGCCCCAGCTGCCCACCCGGACACTTCCCCTGCGGGGCGCCGGGCACCCCTGGGGCCACCGCCTGCTACCTGCCTGCTGACCGCTGCAACTACCAGACCTTCTGCGCCGACGGAGCAGACGAGAGACGCTGCCGGCACTGCCAGCCTGGCAACTTCCGTTGCCGGGATGAGAAGTGCGTGTATGAGACCTGGGTGTGCGATGGGCAGCCAGACTGCGCCGACGGCAGCGACGAGTGGGACTGCTCCTACGCCCTACCGCGCAAGGTCATCACAGCCGCTGTCATTGGCAGCCTGGTATGCGGCCTACTGCTGGTCATCGCCCTAGGCTGCACCTGCAAGCTCTATGCCATTCGCACGCAGGAGTACAG CATCTTTGCCCCCTTGTCCCGGATGGAGGCTGAGATCGTGCAGCAGCAGGCGCCACCCTCCTACGGGCAGCTCATTGCCCAGGGCGCCATCCCACCTGTAGAGGACTTCCCTACAGAGAACCCTAACGAT AACTCAGTGCTCGGCAATCTGCGCTCCCTGCTGCAGATCTTGCGGCAGGACATGACTCCAGGGGGTGCCTCAGGTGCCCGCCGCCGCCAGCGGGGCCGCTCTGTGCGCAGGCTGGTGCGCCGGCTCCGCCGCTGGGGCCTGCTTCCTCGAGCCAACCCCCCGGCCCGGAGCCCTGAGACCAGATCGCAGGTCACACCTTCTTCTGCTCCCCTTGAGTCTCCGGATGGCAACACAGGTCCTGCCCGTGAGGGTGGGGCGGTGGGTGGGCAGGATGGGGAACAGGCACCTCCACTGCCTGTCAAGGCTCCCCTTCCACCTACCAGTGCATCTCCAGCCCCCACTACTGTCTCTGAGGCCCCAGGGCCACTGCCTTCCATACCCCTAGAGCCGTCACTGTTGTCTGGAGTGGTGCAGGCCCTGCGAGGCCGCCTCCTGCCCAGCTTTCGGCCCCCAGGACCACCTCGAACCCCACCTGAACCCCACACCACAGTCCTTTCTCCAGAGGACGAGGATGATGTGCTTCTGTTGCCACTGGCTGAGCCGGGGGTCTGGGTGGTTGAAGCAGAGGACGAGCCACTGCTTGCCTGA
- the LRP10 gene encoding low-density lipoprotein receptor-related protein 10 isoform X1: MLPTTLLFLLLGGALAHPDRIIFPNPACEDPPAVLLEVQGTLQRPLGRDSRSAPANCTWLILGSREQTVTVRFQKLHLACGSERLVLRSPLQPQISLCEAPASPLQLPGGNVTITYSYAGARAPLGQGFLLSYSQDWLMCLPEEFQCLNHRCVPLAHRCDSIDACGDGSDEAGCSSDPFPDLTPAPVPTPPCNHTLEDFYGVFSSPGYTHLASVSHPQSCLWLLDPHDGRRLAVRFTALDLGYGDAVHVYDGPGPPKTSRLLRSLTHFSNGKAVTVETLSGQAIVAYHTVAWSNGRGFNATYHVRGYCLPWDRPCGLGASLGASEGLGERCYSEAQRCDGSWDCADGTDEENCPSCPPGHFPCGAPGTPGATACYLPADRCNYQTFCADGADERRCRHCQPGNFRCRDEKCVYETWVCDGQPDCADGSDEWDCSYALPRKVITAAVIGSLVCGLLLVIALGCTCKLYAIRTQEYSIFAPLSRMEAEIVQQQAPPSYGQLIAQGAIPPVEDFPTENPNDNSVLGNLRSLLQILRQDMTPGGASGARRRQRGRSVRRLVRRLRRWGLLPRANPPARSPETRSQVTPSSAPLESPDGNTGPAREGGAVGGQDGEQAPPLPVKAPLPPTSASPAPTTVSEAPGPLPSIPLEPSLLSGVVQALRGRLLPSFRPPGPPRTPPEPHTTVLSPEDEDDVLLLPLAEPGVWVVEAEDEPLLA, encoded by the exons ATGCTGCCCAccaccctcctcttcctcctcctgg GAGGCGCTCTGGCACATCCAGACCGGATCATTTTCCCAAATCCTG cctgtGAGGACCCTCCGGCAGTGCTCTTGGAAGTGCAGGGCACCTTACAGAGGCCCCTAGGCCGGGACAGCCGCAGTGCACCTGCCAACTGCACCTGGCTtatcctggggagcagggagcagaccGTAACAGTGAG GTTCCAAAAACTGCACCTGGCCTGTGGCTCAGAACGCTTAGTTCTGCGCTCCCCTCTCCAGCCACAGATCTCCCTGTGTGAGGCACCAGCCAGCCCCCTGCAACTTCCTGGGGGCAACGTCACCATCACCTACAGCTATGCCGGGGCCAGAGCACCCCTGGGCCAGGGCTTCCTGCTCTCCTACAGCCAAG ATTGGCTGATGTGTCTGCCCGAAGAGTTCCAGTGCCTGAACCACCGCTGCGTGCCCTTGGCCCACCGCTGCGACAGCATCGATGCCTGTGGCGATGGCTCTGATGAGGCAGGCTGCAGCTCAGACCCCTTCCCTGACCTGACCCCggcccctgtccccaccccaccctgcaaTCACACCTTGGAAGACTTTTATGGCGTCTTCTCTTCCCCGGGCTACACACACCTGGCCTCCGTCTCCCACCCCCAGTCCTGCCTCTGGCTGCTGGACCCCCATGACGGTCGGCGGCTGGCAGTGCGCTTCACGGCTCTGGACCTGGGCTATGGAGATGCGGTACATGTATATGATGGCCCTGGGCCTCCCAAGACCTCTAGGCTGCTGCGCAGCCTCACCCACTTCAGCAACGGCAAGGCTGTCACTGTGGAGACGCTGTCCGGCCAGGCCATCGTGGCCTACCATACAGTTGCCTGGAGCAATGGCCGCGGCTTCAACGCCACCTACCATGTGCGGGGCTACTGCCTGCCCTGGGATCGACCCTGCGGCTTGGGAGCCAGCCTGGGGGCCAGCGAGGGCCTGGGGGAGCGCTGCTACAGTGAGGCGCAGCGCTGTGACGGCTCCTGGGACTGTGCCGATGGCACAGACGAGGAAAACTGCCCCAGCTGCCCACCCGGACACTTCCCCTGCGGGGCGCCGGGCACCCCTGGGGCCACCGCCTGCTACCTGCCTGCTGACCGCTGCAACTACCAGACCTTCTGCGCCGACGGAGCAGACGAGAGACGCTGCCGGCACTGCCAGCCTGGCAACTTCCGTTGCCGGGATGAGAAGTGCGTGTATGAGACCTGGGTGTGCGATGGGCAGCCAGACTGCGCCGACGGCAGCGACGAGTGGGACTGCTCCTACGCCCTACCGCGCAAGGTCATCACAGCCGCTGTCATTGGCAGCCTGGTATGCGGCCTACTGCTGGTCATCGCCCTAGGCTGCACCTGCAAGCTCTATGCCATTCGCACGCAGGAGTACAG CATCTTTGCCCCCTTGTCCCGGATGGAGGCTGAGATCGTGCAGCAGCAGGCGCCACCCTCCTACGGGCAGCTCATTGCCCAGGGCGCCATCCCACCTGTAGAGGACTTCCCTACAGAGAACCCTAACGAT AACTCAGTGCTCGGCAATCTGCGCTCCCTGCTGCAGATCTTGCGGCAGGACATGACTCCAGGGGGTGCCTCAGGTGCCCGCCGCCGCCAGCGGGGCCGCTCTGTGCGCAGGCTGGTGCGCCGGCTCCGCCGCTGGGGCCTGCTTCCTCGAGCCAACCCCCCGGCCCGGAGCCCTGAGACCAGATCGCAGGTCACACCTTCTTCTGCTCCCCTTGAGTCTCCGGATGGCAACACAGGTCCTGCCCGTGAGGGTGGGGCGGTGGGTGGGCAGGATGGGGAACAGGCACCTCCACTGCCTGTCAAGGCTCCCCTTCCACCTACCAGTGCATCTCCAGCCCCCACTACTGTCTCTGAGGCCCCAGGGCCACTGCCTTCCATACCCCTAGAGCCGTCACTGTTGTCTGGAGTGGTGCAGGCCCTGCGAGGCCGCCTCCTGCCCAGCTTTCGGCCCCCAGGACCACCTCGAACCCCACCTGAACCCCACACCACAGTCCTTTCTCCAGAGGACGAGGATGATGTGCTTCTGTTGCCACTGGCTGAGCCGGGGGTCTGGGTGGTTGAAGCAGAGGACGAGCCACTGCTTGCCTGA
- the REM2 gene encoding GTP-binding protein REM 2 isoform X2: MHTDLDTDMDTDTETTALCPSGSHQASPPGTPTPETDASLLKKPEKLLAGLDRGGPPPAPGAPRRRGSMPVPYKHQLRRAQAIDELDWPPQASSSGSSDSLGSGEAGPTQKDGIFKVMLVGESGVGKSTLAGTFGGLQGDSAHEPENPEDTYERRITVDKEEVTLVVYDIWEQGDAGGWLRDHCLQTGDAFLIVFSVTDRRSFSKVPETLLRLRAGRPHHDLPVILVGNKSDLARSREVSLEGRHLAGTLSCKHIETSAALHHNTRELFEGAVRQIRLRQGRSRAGAPRPEWGCPDGPPPPARRESLTKKAKRFLANLVPRNAKFFKQRSRSCHDLSVL; the protein is encoded by the exons aTGCACACGGACCTCGACACCGACATGGACACGGACACAGAAACCACAGCACTATGCCCCTCCGGCAGCCACCAGGCCTCCCCTCCAGGGACGCCCACACCAG AAACAGATGCCTCACTGCTGAAGAAGCCAGAGAAGCTGCTGGCAGGGTTGGACCGGGGTgggccaccccctgccccaggggcccccagacGAAGAGGCAGTATGCCTGTCCCCTACAAGCACCAGCTGCGGCGCGCCCAGGCCATAGATGAACTTGACTGGCCACCTCAAGCCTCATCCTCTGGTTCCTCTGACTCCTTGGGCTCAGGGGAGGCAGGCCCCACCCAAAAGGATGGCATCTTCAAGGTCATGCTGGTAGGGGAGAGCGGCGTGGGCAAGAGCACCCTAGCAGGCACTTTCGGTGGTCTCCAGGGAGACAGTGCTCATGAGCCGGAGAACCCAG AGGACACTTATGAAAGACGCATCACGGTGGATAAGGAGGAAGTGACTCTAGTTGTTTATGACATCTGGGAACAG GGGGACGCAGGGGGGTGGCTGCGGGACCACTGCCTTCAGACCGGGGATGCCTTTCTCATCGTCTTCTCAGTCACCGACCGGCGAAGTTTCTCCAAAGTTCCAGAGACCCTACTTCGGCTGCGAGCTGGGAGGCCCCACCACGACCTTCCTGTCATCCTCGTGGGAAACAAGAGCGACCTGGCCCGCTCCCGGGAGGTCTCACTGGAGG GCCGCCACCTGGCAGGGACCCTGAGCTGCAAACACATCGAGACGTCGGCCGCGCTGCACCACAACACGCGGGAGCTCTTCGAGGGCGCGGTGCGCCAGATCCGGCTGCGCCAGGGACGGAGCCGCGCCGGGGCCCCGAGGCCCGAGTGGGGCTGCCCAGACGGCCCCCCGCCGCCCGCGCGCCGCGAGAGCCTCACCAAGAAGGCCAAGCGCTTCCTGGCCAACCTGGTGCCGCGCAACGCCAAGTTCTTCAAGCAGCGCTCCAGGTCGTGTCACGACCTCTCCGTGCTCTGA